Proteins encoded in a region of the Delphinus delphis chromosome 13, mDelDel1.2, whole genome shotgun sequence genome:
- the LOC132436622 gene encoding LOW QUALITY PROTEIN: vacuolar protein sorting-associated protein 26C-like (The sequence of the model RefSeq protein was modified relative to this genomic sequence to represent the inferred CDS: inserted 2 bases in 1 codon), with protein sequence MGTALDIKVKRANKVYHTREMLSGVVVVSGKDSVQHQGVSLTVEGAVNLQLSAKSVGVFEAFYNSVKPIQIINSTIEMEKPGKFPSGKTEIPFEFPLHVKGXRVLYETYHSVFVNIQVKKGKLTPSPVDFTVTPETLQNVKERALLPKFLIRGHLNSTSCVITHPLTGELVVESSEATIKSIELQLVHVETCGCAEGYARDATEIQNIQIANWDVCRGLSVPIYMVFPQLFTCPTLETTNFKVEFEVNIVVLLHPEHLITENFPLKLCRM encoded by the exons ATGGGGACCGCCCTGGACATTAAGGTTAAAAGAGCGAACAAGGTTTATCACACCAGGGAAATGCTCTCTGGGGTGGTGGTCGTATCTGGGAAGGATTCGGTCCAGCACCAGGGAGTCTCCTTGACAGTGGAAGGGGCCGTGAACCTCCAACTCAGCGCCAAGAGTGTGGGTGTGTTTGAAGCATTCTATAATTCTGTTAAGCCCATCCAGATTATCAACAGTACCATCGAAATGGAGAAACCAGGAAAATTTCCCAGTGGCAAAACAGAAATTCCTTTTGAATTTCCTCTGCACGTGAAGGG AAGAGTTCTGTATGAGACTTATCACAGCGTGTTTGTCAACATTCAGGTTAAG AAGGGGAAACTGACTCCGAGTCCCGTGGACTTCACTGTCACACCTGAAACCTTACAGAATGTCAAAGAGAGAGCCTTGCTCCCCAAATTTCTCATCAGAGGACATCTCAACTCAACCAGCTGTGTTATCACACACCCACTAACGGGAGAGCTGGTGGTGGAGAGCTCGGAGGCCACCATCAAAAGCATCGAGCTGCAGCTGGTGCACGTGGAGACCTGTGGCTGTGCAGAAGGGTACGCCCGCGATGCCACAGAAATTCAGAACATTCAGATAGCCAATTGGGACGTGTGTCGGGGCCTCTCTGTCCCCATATACATGGTCTTCCCCCAGCTCTTCACCTGTCCGACACTGGAGACCACCAACTTCAAAGTGGAGTTCGAGGTTAACATTGTTGTGCTGCTTCACCCTGAGCACCTCATCACAGAGAACTTCCCGCTGAAGCTCTGCAGGATGTAG